CTGCTAATTGTGATTCGAAAGAAGGGGAAACCAAGTTCTCAATAGACTTGCTATCAATAGAAGTTACAGAACCAGTAATTTCTCTTCTCTCTTGTGTACCGTATCCAACTACTACAACCTCGTTCAGAACTTTAACATCTAAATCCATGACCACATCGATCACGCTATTAGAACCGATAGGCATTTCTTTGGTAAGATATCCTACAAAACTGAACACCAAAGCATTTGCTTCACTTGGTACTTCGATGGAATAAGTTCCATCAATATCTGTAATTGTTCCTTGCGTGGTTCCTTTGATTACCACACTTGCTCCTGGCACTCCATCGGGCTCCTCGGATGAAGTTACCCTACCAGTGATTGTTTTGCTTTGCGCCAAAACTGACATCACTGTCAGAAGGGTAAACGCCAAGCCTAATAAAACTTTCTTCATAGGTTGATTATTTAGTTTATTTAACTATCGTGCGGCGAATATCAATTGAAATTTTGATTTCAAAAAAAACTAAAACCTGCCTTCATTGCTCTTAAAAGGCAATTAAATATGGCAATTCGAAGAAAAACTTTTTTTTTAAGAGGTTGGGATTTTATTGTAATCGTTTTCGATATAAAACATCAATTAAAAAGTTAAAAGGTGTATTTAAATTTTGATTTTTTGGGTATAAAATCCTTTTTAAATCGTTTTTCAAAAAAATCAAATAGTTCTAAAAATTGTTTAGTTATCACTTCTCAATATAAAATTTCTTCGAAATGAAATTTTATCTAAAAATTCCCAATTTAATTCTGAGATTTATTTCCATATCCTGATTTTTAACAAAACATTATATTGTTATTTTAACTTTTTTCGGAATTAAATAATTTATTACTTTTTTTTATAAATGGCTCCTTTTTTTCAGATTCTACACCAAAAATCCAATTTATATAAATTTTTAACCCCTGAATTCCATTTTCGAACAAATTTCCCACCTTCCATTTTGCCTTATCAACAGAAAAAGATGGTTTACAACGAATTTTTCGGAAATTGTTTTCGATTCCAATACTTTAATAATATTTGGTATAGGATGTTTCTTTAAATCTTTAAAAGCCACTGTCATATGAGGATGATAATTTCTATCGCTAAGCTCATCGACTAACTTCAGCTCTCGCTTACAAAAAGTTTTTAACTCACTTTGAAAATGGTATAAATCTTTCCCCGCTTCTACGTTTAGGTAAACGACACGATCTCCAAAAGTCTTAACTCCTCCTATGACCATTTCCATGGTGTCGTAATTTTGAACAAAATCCTTTAATCGACCGATAAGAACATTTTCCTTTTGTTCATTGTAACTAAAAGGCATCTTTACAGTAATATGTGCGGGAGACTTCAGCGCATACTTTATATTAAACTCCTCTTTTAAAAGTAGCTTCAATTCAGTCACTTGATCCTGGAGTTTTCCTTCCGGAACAAGCGCCAAAAAATATTTTTGATATCTAGCCATCACTCAAATTTACCTTGAATTGCTTTGTAATGCTTAAAATCAAAAAAACTATTCGCTTTCCTCATTCAAAGCCTTAAATTGAACATTATAAACACCCAATAACTATGAAATATTTTTCTAAGGCCATGATTGGCCTCGATCTGACTGAGATGGATGATATTTTAATTGAGAAAACGATCGTTTTCTTAAAATTCCTCGGGATCGATAAATGTTACTTTGTTCATGTAGCCAAAGACTTAGCCATTCCTCAAGAAATTTTAGATAATTATCCAGATCTATTAGCTCCAGGAGATGAGTCTTTAGAGGCTATGATTAAAGATAAACTCACCCATCATCAGTTTCCTGAAAACATGGAGATGGAAGTTTTTTGTGAAGAAGGAGACCATCCTTTAGACACATTCTTGAGATGGGCCAAGATCAAAGATGTGGATCTTATCATCATGGGTAGAAAAGAAACTTTAGATGGAAGTGGTTCCTTAGCAAAAGGTATTGCTAAAAAAGCTCCTTGCTCCATCTTGATGCTTCAGGAAAAAAGAGCTCCTGGACTTCCTAAGAAAATCATGATCCCAACGGATTTTTCTGAACATAACCATATGATCTATTCATTTGGAGAACGAATCTCTGATGAGCTTCACGCAGAATTACTTCCAGTACATATGTATACGGTACCCCATGGCTATTCCAAAACCGGTAAAAGCTTTGAGGAGTTTGCCGAAATCATGAAAGAAAATGCCAAGAAAGACTTTCAGAAATTTGTCAGTAGACATAACCACCCCGAACTAGAGTGCCATTGTGTGCTAAATGATAACCAGGGGGATGGTAAGGTCTTACTGGATGAAGCGAACGAACTTGGAGTAGACATGATCCTTTTAGGTTCCCGAGGAAAATCAAAGTCTGCAGCAATTTTACTTGGATCTGTGGCCGAAAAACTTGTCATGGTCAACAATGTGCTCCCCATGCTAATCTTTAAAAAGAAAGGAGAAACCATGGGCTTCTTCGACGCACTATTCAGAATTTAAGCAGGTTTCGTCAGATAAAAACAAACCTGATCCCCTTTGCCCTCTTGGTTATACCGGAGGGCTTTTTTATGGAATTCATCCAGCGTCTCCTTAGAGAATTTTCCTTTTGCTAATTCTGGATTGAGGGGGATTCCCATTTTGTATAACTCTGTGCCCCAAAATTGAAAGCCATCAGAGTCAAATACCACATCCTCTAATTGAAAACCACAGGCTTCTGAAGCTTTTTTAAAGCCTTGGGTGGATGGGATAATCAAGTGTCTAGGAGCATCTAGCTGAACCCAGAAAGTTCCCTCCTCTTTCCAAACTTGGCTATTTGTGACTGGGGTACGAATCAACAGCTTGCCTCCGGGGTTTAACTTATTATAGCAGGCTTTTAAAATAACGTCAGGGTCTGGCATATGCTCAAATGAATGATGTAACATAATCACATCAAACATCTCATCTGCTTCTTCTATTCCCTTTTTTAATAGACTCAATGAATTGGATATGATTTGGTCTTTTGGGATAAAAGGATCAAATCCCCTAAGATTCTTAAAGCCAGATACAGACAATTCATAAAGCAATTGCCCATTTCCACAACCTACATCTGCGATGCGATCAGTGAATTTTGGCTTCAATTTTTTTAGCCAATAGCCGAAGCTTGGTTCAAATCTTTTCGAACCAGTAGCAAGGAACAATCGCATGCGAAGTTGTTTCAAAAAATTTCGCAGTGGAGGAGAATAAACAAGCTTTTGTAAGGAATAATATTGGTCGGAATAATAAGGCGAAAGATCTTCCGGAATTTCAGCAATCTGCAGAGAGCCACAAGATCCACAATCTTGATAAGTGAATTCCCCACCTATCCCAAACATGCGTTCTGTAGCTTCAACTTGGCTTAAATCCGAGGATCCACAAAACTTACAGTAATCAATCAATTTTCTATAATTTCTCCAGCTTCAAATAAATTAGCAAGGTATTGGTATACCAAAGTGAAAAATAGCCTGAATTACGAAAACCTTTCTTCAAAACTTAGGTGGGGGTAAATTCAATTCCTATTTTTGCAGATTGAAGCTAGAATAAATGAAAAATATCTATTCAAATTCCAGCTTTTTGCTTTAAATCAGAAATAAGGCTCATTTCTGAATCAAAATTAAGAAAAGAATCATCTAGGCTGATTACTTTTGGAGCTAATTATTTTCCAAACCGCTCTTTTGAGCAATTTATGAGTTTTATTACAGAATTATTTGCTGCTTCCGATAATCCCAATTCTTTGGGAGCCAAACTTCGAAATAAAAGACAAAAGGCATTTGAGAAACTTTTTTTCTCCACTTTCCCTGATAAAAAACCTATCAAAATTCTAGACCTAGGTGGTACTGCCTACTTTTGGAAAAATAGTTTTCTTCTTGATCTACCTTATGTGGAAATCACCCTTCTTAACCTCACAAAAGAGGAAGAAAATCTCCCCAAGATTAAGAGTGTTTGCGGAGACGCTACAAATATGCCTGAATACCAAGATCAAAGCTTTGACTTGATCTTCTCTAACTCGGTCATCGAGCACCTTTATAATTGGGAAAACCAGGTCAAAATGGCCGAGGAAATTAAACGAGTTGGTAAAAAGTATTTTATTCAAACTCCCAACAAGTACTTTCCAATAGAAGCACATTATGCGATTCCATTTGCACAGTTTGCTCCCAAGTCACTTATTTTTAAAACATTGACCAAGACAAAACTTAGCAGACTCAAGAAGTGGGATGAAGCTGATGCCAAACAGTATTTAGAGGAAATTGTCCTTTTATCTGAAGGTGACATGAGGAAACTCTTTGAAGGAGCTTCTATTTACAAAGAAAAAATGTTTGGTCTCACCAAATCCTTAACAGCCCATAATCTAGGCTAAATCAAGCTGATTTTCTTTGATCAGTTGGTGGATTCCATCCCAAAGCACTTTCCTTGCTTCTAAAGCCTCTCGAGCAGCATTCTTTGCCTCTCTGAATTTTTCTGGGTCTTCACCTATCAGATGACTGACCATCCTCCAAGCCAAAGGCCCATGCTCTTCCTCATCTAAGTGGATGTGGCGATCAAAGTAAAAAGAAAGTGTTTCTAGTTTCTCAGGCTGGTGTTTAACTAACCCCTCCACTAATTTTCTGAATAAATCGGGAATCAAATCTTCTCTTCCCAAAGTGAAAGAGGCTGCAATCTCATGTGCTTTACCTGATCTGACTAACCTGTAGTTTATCTTGAGAAATGTTCTGACAAATACTGGAAGATGCAATTGATCCAGTACCTCCGTAAACTCTTTTCCCGAGCTCAAACCTTCTACCAATTGATCTATTTGAAAAGTTGAAGCTCCCGCCTCTTTCATCGACCTACGGTAGAGCTCAAAA
Above is a window of Algoriphagus machipongonensis DNA encoding:
- a CDS encoding DUF3050 domain-containing protein, which codes for MRTPLERLIQAVQPEREILLNHGLYQDLLTLHDFQFFMEFHVFAVWDFMSLLKALQVRLTGMNIPWVPAQDPFIARLINDIVLAEESDEDGKGGFCSHFELYRRSMKEAGASTFQIDQLVEGLSSGKEFTEVLDQLHLPVFVRTFLKINYRLVRSGKAHEIAASFTLGREDLIPDLFRKLVEGLVKHQPEKLETLSFYFDRHIHLDEEEHGPLAWRMVSHLIGEDPEKFREAKNAAREALEARKVLWDGIHQLIKENQLDLA
- a CDS encoding 2'-5' RNA ligase family protein codes for the protein MARYQKYFLALVPEGKLQDQVTELKLLLKEEFNIKYALKSPAHITVKMPFSYNEQKENVLIGRLKDFVQNYDTMEMVIGGVKTFGDRVVYLNVEAGKDLYHFQSELKTFCKRELKLVDELSDRNYHPHMTVAFKDLKKHPIPNIIKVLESKTISEKFVVNHLFLLIRQNGRWEICSKMEFRG
- a CDS encoding universal stress protein produces the protein MKYFSKAMIGLDLTEMDDILIEKTIVFLKFLGIDKCYFVHVAKDLAIPQEILDNYPDLLAPGDESLEAMIKDKLTHHQFPENMEMEVFCEEGDHPLDTFLRWAKIKDVDLIIMGRKETLDGSGSLAKGIAKKAPCSILMLQEKRAPGLPKKIMIPTDFSEHNHMIYSFGERISDELHAELLPVHMYTVPHGYSKTGKSFEEFAEIMKENAKKDFQKFVSRHNHPELECHCVLNDNQGDGKVLLDEANELGVDMILLGSRGKSKSAAILLGSVAEKLVMVNNVLPMLIFKKKGETMGFFDALFRI
- a CDS encoding class I SAM-dependent methyltransferase; this encodes MIDYCKFCGSSDLSQVEATERMFGIGGEFTYQDCGSCGSLQIAEIPEDLSPYYSDQYYSLQKLVYSPPLRNFLKQLRMRLFLATGSKRFEPSFGYWLKKLKPKFTDRIADVGCGNGQLLYELSVSGFKNLRGFDPFIPKDQIISNSLSLLKKGIEEADEMFDVIMLHHSFEHMPDPDVILKACYNKLNPGGKLLIRTPVTNSQVWKEEGTFWVQLDAPRHLIIPSTQGFKKASEACGFQLEDVVFDSDGFQFWGTELYKMGIPLNPELAKGKFSKETLDEFHKKALRYNQEGKGDQVCFYLTKPA
- a CDS encoding class I SAM-dependent methyltransferase — protein: MSFITELFAASDNPNSLGAKLRNKRQKAFEKLFFSTFPDKKPIKILDLGGTAYFWKNSFLLDLPYVEITLLNLTKEEENLPKIKSVCGDATNMPEYQDQSFDLIFSNSVIEHLYNWENQVKMAEEIKRVGKKYFIQTPNKYFPIEAHYAIPFAQFAPKSLIFKTLTKTKLSRLKKWDEADAKQYLEEIVLLSEGDMRKLFEGASIYKEKMFGLTKSLTAHNLG